One stretch of Oncorhynchus clarkii lewisi isolate Uvic-CL-2024 chromosome 3, UVic_Ocla_1.0, whole genome shotgun sequence DNA includes these proteins:
- the LOC139406073 gene encoding RNA-binding protein 44 — translation MWYPFPMLMPLSLSPEPQRPSDISQTPYASGMIQMHMVPCDQRFFQNAMNGLADPPSLSIEDCRKFLLNRSVFDLVKVTHFLELTDPKLLGWYLSLPVEDRKLIQEEGGLHRFLQRHPALNVARQLVYVKQQVRGCWKPPAVTQTMSSNLNKSRRPTFYGVIQCPNCGTSCSSGAKICRRCSTPIHKEIPACQSEEEKELGLLPNNVKEELNLFNCSGHGGVQSVQAHHQAEAGAVQQFRGCQPQSFTTTTTFPSTTVGCLVNLQDSFQSACGDTSGSHIGATEDSPDQQEAHFSKVELLSQLWEEGRWQDGNNCSSVVVYKDPSAQTSFSLDMELEIQSQRGKTLSQSAIESQEGESMANSMHDQMANFPMLDLETPPEYYSFNSTRMDHTEWNDTSINTSQLAEPDRDDSLSLMAAMGSTEQPSGAVGVEPPEGSMVSSCAGDRSEYCDWTYDNCPGNLANEEEASRCELENNGVDYRSLMKEDGSILMYKASNEGTPDLNVTPPQGQTKMDQSGWSRESRSAPQSLKKEELSIYEESFLSISPGGASADVVTTTQHENGMSAFSLVNLNQTFDLSPSRVTEARLSTADHSTNTWPAVAKHVLVGIDHSLTGCNQNTQTQGTATTDKSVITEVHMADLEYLTEEFIKLKFSQEELKALKEQMASSAGGVSVRDGRGCDNADRGECDCGQRATRAELNLLALQYGMCQRHCWRRYYTSPEGDRLVQGTEGPPESLVTVLQVLEVDYREMRRRVLSGIPLDQLRPLSVDSQRITSGTSYVPQHIIDESLGNALSDASGRSSQQLQVEDARVDDASVGGDGELNRPNSQSVLSVLGQDDGMVGRIKAEGPVGNPKAEDCRSVKAVIHLPQQPVVNRRPRPGGTKDHNSSEAWFDAEEDLEPDGVELKEGGLAEVLVEEGNGKNRVEGEKPHDRHTPKDFSFTGVVGEKDQSSFLCVTDLPSDVTEREVMLWFEKYQASEVSISTFSNNLRVAIVTVSGPKMADSAVSEMDGCSMHGQKVHVAHICSPSHTGNQSQGQGRQTQQQHSPSASTKAGPSGDTPCPQDSKRRNTHITTPLMPLQLSLQKRTTVCDSPTASGTCVPQHYATMGSFDTLMAHLSLRHPEAGRQRIVDALLELRAKHQGFLSGLPLKTIVNMTSDLLTR, via the exons ATGTGGTATCCCTTCCCAATGCTCATGCCGTTGTCTCTGTCGCCGGAGCCACAGCGTCCATCAGATATTTCTCAAACGCCCTATGCATCAGGGATGATTCAGATGCATATGGTACCTTGTGACCAACGTTTCTTTCAAAATGCAATGAACGGGTTGGCTG ACCCTCCGTCTTTGTCAATAGAGGACTGCAGGAAATTCCTTCTCAACAG GTCTGTGTTTGACTTGGTGAAAGTCACCCATTTCCTGGAGCTGACAGACCCCAAGCTGCTGGGTTGGTACTTATCGCTGCCTGTGGAGGACAGGAAGCTCATACAAG AGGAAGGAGGACTCCATCGGTTTCTGCAGAGGCATCCGGCTCTGAACGTAGCCAGACAACTGGTTTATGTGAAAC AACAGGTGAGAGGTTGCTGGAAACCTCCTGCTGTTACGCAGACGATGTCGTCAAACCTAAACAA ATCCAGAAGGCCCACATTCTATGGTGTGATTCAGTGTCCCAACTGTGGAACCAGTTGTTCTTCAGGAGCTAAAATATGCCGACGCTGTAGCACACCTATCCATAAGGAGATCCCGGCATGCCAGTCAG aagaggagaaagagttagGTCTTCTTCCCAACAACGTGAAGGAGGAGCTAAATCTGTTCAACTGTTCAGGGCACGGAGGAGTCCAGTCAGTCCAAGCCCACCACCAGGCAGAAGCAGGAGCAGTGCAACAGTTCAGGGGATGTCAGCCTCAGtcctttactactactactaccttcCCATCCACAACAGTGGGCTGTCTGGTCAACCTTCAGGATAGCTTCCAGTCAGCCTGTGGTGATACCAGTGGCAGCCATATTGGAGCCACAGAGGATTCTCCAGACCAACAGGAGGCGCACTTCTCCAAGGTCGAGCTGCTCTCTCAGCTGTGGGAGGAAGGGCGGtggcaggatggcaacaactgcagTAGTGTGGTGGTATATAAGGATCCGTCTGCCCAGACCAGCTTCTCTCTGGATATGGAGCTGGAGATACAAAGCCAGAGAGGAAAAACCCTGAGCCAGTCTGCCATTGAAAGCCAGGAGGGTGAATCCATGGCCAACTCCATGCATGACCAGATGGCAAACTTCCCCATGTTGGACCTGGAGACTCCTCCAGAGTACTACAGCTTCAACAGCACTAGGATGGACCACACAGAGTGGAACGACACCAGCATCAACACCAGCCAGTTAGCGGAGCCGGACCGCGATGACTCACTATCACTCATGGCCGCCATGGGGAGCACTGAGCAGCCTAGCGGCGCAGTGGGGGTGGAGCCACCTGAAGGCAGTATGGTGTCTTCCTGCGCTGGAGACCGCAGCGAGTACTGTGATTGGACTTACGACAACTGCCCCGGCAACCTAGCAAATGAGGAAGAGGCCTCGAGATGCGAGCTAGAGAATAACGGTGTCGACTACCGGAGCCTCATGAAAGAGGATGGGAGTATTCTCATGTATAAAGCAAGTAATGAGGGGACACCTGACTTAAACGTGACACCCCCTCAAGGCCAAACCAAGATGGACCAGTCTGGTTGGTCTAGAGAGAGTCGCAGTGCACCCCAAAGCCTGAAGAAAGAGGAGCTGTCCATCTATGAGGAGTCCTTCTTGTCAATAAGCCCTGGTGGGGCATCGGCGGACGTCGTGACCACCACACAGCATGAGAACGGTATGTCTGCGTTCTCGCTAGTCAATCTGAACCAGACTTTTGATCTCTCGCCTTCACGGGTCACAGAAGCCAGGCTAAGCACAGCCGACCATTCAACAAATACTTGGCCTGCCGTCGCTAAACATGTGTTGGTTGGTATTGACCACAGTCTAACAGGCTGCAACCAGAACACACAAACTCAGGGCACAGCTACAACTGACAAGTCTGTCATCACTGAAGTCCACATGGCAGACCTGGAGTATCTGACTGAG GAATTCATCAAGCTGAAATTTTCTCAAGAGGAACTGAAAGCACTGAAAGAGCAAATGGCAAG CTCTGCAGGCggtgtgagtgtgagagatgGAAGAGGCTGTGACAACGCGGACCGTGGTGAATGTGACTGTGGCCAGCGTGCCACGCGGGCAGAGCTGAACCTGCTGGCCCTGCAGTATGGGATGTGCCAACGGCACTGCTGGAGACGCTACTACACCTCACCTGAGGGAGACCGTCTGGTCCAGGG GACTGAGGGCCCTCCTGAGAGCCTGGTGACGGTGCTGCAGGTCCTGGAGGTAGACTACAGAGAGATGAGGAGACGGGTCCTGTCAGGTATACCCCTGGACCAGCTCAGGCCCCTGTCTGTCGACTCCCAGAGGATCACCTCAGGGACCAGCTATGTCCCCCAACAT ATAATTGACGAGTCTTTGGGAAATGCTCTGTCTGA TGCCTCAGGTAGGAGCTCCCAGCAGTTGCAGGTAGAGGATGCCCGTGTCGACGACGCCAGTGTAGGTGGTGATGGAGAGTTAAACAGACCCAATTCCCAGTCTGTTTTATCAGTCCTTGGACAGGATGATGGGATGGTTGGCAGGATCAAGGCAGAAGGGCCCGTTGGTAACCCAAAGGCTGAGGACTGCAGATCTGTGAAAGCGGTCATCCACCTCCCCCAGCAGCCTGTGGTCAACCGGAGGCCCAGGCCAG GTGGAACCAAAGACCACAACTCCAGCGAGGCGTGGTTCGATGCAGAGGAGGACCTTGAGCCTGATGGTGTAGAGCTGAAGGAAGGAGGTCTGGCTGAGGTCCTGGTGGAGGAAGGAAATGGCAAGAATAGGGTTGAGGGGGAAAAGCCGCATGACAGACATACCCCTAAAGATTTTTCGTTCACGG GAGTCGTTGGGGAGAAGGATCAGAGCTCCTTCCTGTGCGTCACAGACCTTCCCAGTGATGTCACGGAG AGAGAagttatgctctggtttgagaAGTATCAGGCTTCTGAAGTGAGCATTTCCACCTTCAGCAACAACCTCCG AGTTGCCATAGTGACTGTGAGTGGTCCAAAGATGGCTGACAGTGCAGTGAGTGAGATGGACGGGTGCAGTATGCATGGACAGAAGGTGCATGTGGCGCACATCTGCAGCCCAAGCCACACTGGTAACCAGAGCCAGGGTCAGGGGCGGCAAACCCAGCAGCAGCATAGTCCCTCAGCCAGCACCAAGGCAGGGCCCTCTGGAGACACTCCATGCCCCCAAGACTCCAAGAGGAGAAACACCCATATCACCACCCCACTGATG CCCCTGCAGCTCAGCCTCCAGAAGAGGACCACCGTGTGTGACTCCCCCACGGCGTCGGGGACCTGTGTGCCCCAGCACTACGCCACCATGGGTAGCTTCGATACACTGATGGCCCATTTGTCATTGCGCCACCCAGAGGCAGGGAGGCAAAGGATTGTAGATGCCCTGCTGGAGCTGAGGGCCAAACACCAGGGGTTCCTCAGTGGCCTGCCTCTCAAGACCATTGTAAACATGACCTCTGACCTGCTGACACGATAA